The nucleotide sequence CCGCCGGCCTAGGCCATCGGACCGCAAGGCATTTATATGGAGGCGCTGCCCCATTGGGGCAGCGATCCAATGGAATCCGCGAAGGGGTGATATCGATTGGCATCCGCATCCACGAACTCCATCTTCGTCGGCAGGAAGCCGGTGATGAACTACGTCCTCGCCTGCATAACGCTCCTCCAGGGAGGGGCCCAGGAGGTCTCCGTGAAGGCGAGGGGGAGGGCGATAAATAGGGCCGTGGACGTCGTCGAGGTCGTTAGGAAGCGCTTCATGCCCGACGTCAAGGTGAAGGATGTCAAAATAGGGACGGAGCAGCTCGTGAGCAAGGAGACGAACGCCCCGATGAACGTCTCCACCATAGAGATAATCCTATCCAAATGAGCCCGGGCCGATATCGGGGCATCCCCGGGCCGAAAGCCCTCCTTTTTATAAGGCGCCTATGCCGATTGTGAAATCGCCGAGTAAGGTATAAATAAGCCTCTGAAGGAAGCCCCATTCCTCGGCCTTACTCTCCAATCGCCGAGGGAATTGGATGGCATTGATGGTGACAAATGGTAAGGACGGCGCTGGACAGCTTTTGCGTGAAAAGCGGCATACTCTGCCGCAAATGTGAGGAGAAGGTCGAGAAGGGAGAGGTTAGTAGGCTAGACCTTAAAGTGATAAAGGCCTTAATGGAATTGGAGAAGAGCTTCCCGAAGCTCCAAGACGTCACCTATCGCAAATCGGCCGAAGCCGGTGGGACCCTCATCGTGATGGTCGATGGGCCTGATGTGGCGACCCTGCTATCCCAAGGGGGGAAGATCGTGAGGGCTCTAGAGGAGGAGCTGGGCAAGAGGGTGAAGGTCATGAGCTATGGGGGGGATACGAGGCAATTCTTGGAGGAGTTGCTCAGCCCACTTTCGATCATCGCCATAAACACCGTGTGGATACCGGATGGTAGCACCGAGACGAAGGTCGTGATCCGCGGCAGGAGGCCGCGGAGGATGCCCATAAACTTGGATGTGGCTAAGAGATTGGCGAAGGAGCTGAGGGGCATTAGCCTGAGGATCGATTTCGAGAGGGATTAGTCATCTAAATAAGGTCCCCGTTATGATCTCTCCCTCCTGAAATGGGCTAAGCGGATTAGATCGCTCATTATGGCCATTGCGGCCGAATCGCCGCCGGCCCCGGGTCCAATTATGGTAACGGAGTAGCCGACATCTAAATGATACGTCAAGGCATTAGTAACCCCTTCGGTCCTTGCTAGGGGATTTGATTGATCAACCTCAGCCGGGCCCACGCATGCCCTAACCGCGGCCCCCTCCCTCCAAGCTTTGGCTATGAGCTTCATCCTCTTCCCCTTGGATAGAGGCCGTAAGACGTCCTCCTTTCCCATCCCCCTTATCCCCTTGACCTCTACATCATCCAACTTTAGGCGCCCCTCCATGACGGAATTGGCCAATATTGTCACCTTTGCGGCGGCATCCATTCCGTCCAAATCGTTTGATGGATCCGCCTCGGCGAACCCCATCTCTATGGCTGAAGATAGGGCCTCCTCGAAGCCCTTGCCCGCCTCCATCGAGGAAAGTATGAAATTGGTCGTCCCGTTTAACACCCCCTCCAAAGAGATCACATCAGCCGGCTCAATGCAGAGCTGTGCGAGGTTTATGGCCGGCGTACCG is from Candidatus Bathyarchaeia archaeon and encodes:
- the albA gene encoding DNA-binding protein Alba, whose amino-acid sequence is MASASTNSIFVGRKPVMNYVLACITLLQGGAQEVSVKARGRAINRAVDVVEVVRKRFMPDVKVKDVKIGTEQLVSKETNAPMNVSTIEIILSK
- a CDS encoding homoserine dehydrogenase, yielding MGAAIIGFGTVGRAFAKRAAEKARSLKERHLLDLRIVGVYDPKFGSAFDPRGLDPLELIRLLEGGRRLSDYGRGEHGLTGLDMIRSSEVDLIIELTPTDLKRGEPGLTHLREALGLGKDVITTNKGPLALAYWELKNLAERKGAFLGFEGTVLSGTPAINLAQLCIEPADVISLEGVLNGTTNFILSSMEAGKGFEEALSSAIEMGFAEADPSNDLDGMDAAAKVTILANSVMEGRLKLDDVEVKGIRGMGKEDVLRPLSKGKRMKLIAKAWREGAAVRACVGPAEVDQSNPLARTEGVTNALTYHLDVGYSVTIIGPGAGGDSAAMAIMSDLIRLAHFRRERS